A stretch of the Aphis gossypii isolate Hap1 unplaced genomic scaffold, ASM2018417v2 Contig00284, whole genome shotgun sequence genome encodes the following:
- the LOC126553633 gene encoding uncharacterized protein LOC126553633 yields the protein MQRLMAYGLDLEMLVGQAHTLNLVLAHSCEVSMIRNCIGTVKSVINFFRQSALRDGLLKEAAESIGASHSNLISLCETRWSEKHLAIERFAEMYSIVFETLQVLQNSSRDYASQAYQLRLAIESSQFVISLLIMRKVFSYTSNLNKVLQTINIDLIETCKYVNSIRKTFEEIQNDEEYLKIIIDAKTLMGTESIQAPRVTARQTGRNNIPADTAEIYYKRNIFYPFLDHMQSELAARFSQHHERIGSLRLLLPAFIKDENRALNNLKEMQEMYLPNENIENVLSEYRLWCIKWKENNEELTAIETFEKCNKHFFPLIHKLLKILATLPVSTSTAERSFSTLKS from the exons ATGCAGCGTCTCATGGCTTATGGTTTAGATCTTGAGATGCTTGTCGGCCAAG CTCATACACTAAATTTGGTATTGGCACACTCATGTGAAGTCAGCATGATCCGAAATTGTATTGGTACTGTTAAAAGTGTAATTAATTTCTTCAGACAATCCGCGCTACGTGATGGGTTACTTAAAGAAGCTGCTGAGTCAATTGGAGCCTCTCATTCTAATCTCATATCTCTTTGTGAAACTCGCTGGAGTGAAAAACACCTAGCAATAGAAAGATTTGCAGAAATGTATTCCATAGTTTTTGAAACACTACAAGTACTGCAAAATAGTAGTAGGGATTATGCATCACAAGCATATCAGCTACGACTTGCCATAGAGAGTTCACAATTTGTCATATCACTACTTATTATGCGAAAAGTTTTTAGCTACACATCGAATCTTAATAAAGTTCTTCAGACGatcaatattgatttaattgaaaCATGCAAATATGTGAATTCTATAAGAAAGACGTTCGAGGAGATTCAGAACGATgaggaatatttaaaaattataatagacgcTAAAACACTCATGGGTACAGAATCAATACAAGCTCCTAGAGTTACAGCTAGGCAAACAGGGCGAAACAATATTCCAGCAGATACggctgaaatatattataaaaggaatattttttatccttttcTTGACCATATGCAAAGTGAACTAGCAGCACGATTTTCTCAGCACCATGAGAGAATTGGAAGTCTCCGTCTATTATTACCTGCATTTATAAAAGATGAAAATAGAGCATTAAATAACCTAAAAGAAATGCAAGAGATGTATTTGCCTAatgaaaatatcgaaaatgtattatctgaATACCGGCTGTGGTGCATTAAATGGAAGGAGAACAACGAAGAGTTGACTGCCATTGAAACATTTGAGAAATGCAATAAACACTTTTTTCCTCTCATTCACAAACTTCTGAAAATTTTGGCAACTCTTCCAGTTTCAACATCAACTGCCGAACGTTCGTTTTCAACATTGAAgt ccTAG